The Neodiprion fabricii isolate iyNeoFabr1 chromosome 4, iyNeoFabr1.1, whole genome shotgun sequence genome window below encodes:
- the LOC124181575 gene encoding traB domain-containing protein isoform X5, which produces MSQQDETKEPLIGDFKRQNLLQMTEDEHLTMMNERGDHNPNPGQKKHALTEAFLIGESGSQSASQDDVIPQSSSVSIPDDKTHETDQDTGDKRIRTESPDSEIVVIDDNGEHKSIGSGPEYDVDAGVSTHNTDDKEYDTSIDNNLPETVTLLTASSGSKLYLVGTAHFSTESQNDVAKMIQAVQPHIVMVELCKARVNILQLDEKTILEEAQKLSFENIRNTIQQNGLFNGLMYILLLNMSARLTKELGMAPGGEFRRAFAEAKNVPNCLVHMGDRPINITIQRALSSLSWWQTLKLGWHLLASTGPISKEEVERCKRRDLLEEMLAEITGEFPILGEVFVKERDLYLTHSLQLACLPQRTATSFMPVRVVGVVGIGHVSGIVKHWGKVKTSEIPPILRIPPPSLSSKVLRFTVKASFVGAIIFIGYKIIPMPSGETIQSLKSSVGGFWKYLLSCFKFVDSNLL; this is translated from the exons ATGTCACAACAAGATGAAACTAAAGAGCCTCTAATTGGGGATTTTAAGAGGCAAAACTTACTACAAATGACAGAAGATGAGCATCTCACTATGATGAACGAAAGGGGTGATCACAATCCGAACCCTGGTCAGAAGAAACATGCATTGACCGAGGCCTTCCTTATAGGAGAATCTGGCAGTCAATCTGCTTCTCAAGATGATGTGATACCACAGTCGTCCTCTGTTTCAATTCCTGATGATAAAACTCATGAAACTGATCAAGATACTGGCGATAAACGTATACGCACAGAATCACCTGATAGTGAAATAGTTGTTATCGATGATAACGGTGAACATA AAAGCATCGGATCCGGTCCAGAATATGACGTCGATGCTGGAGTATCTACACACAATACTGATGATAAGGAATATGATACTTCTATTGATAATAACTTACCAGAGACAGTAACGTTACTTACAGCGTCTAGTGGAAGCAAATTGTATCTAGTGGGAACAGCCCATTTCAGTACGGAAAGTCAAAATGATGTTGCCaaa ATGATTCAGGCCGTTCAACCTCATATAGTCATGGTCGAACTCTGTAAAGCTAGGGTCAATATTTTACAACTTGACGAAAAGACAATACTTGAGGAGGCACAGAAACTTAGTTTTG AAAATATCCGCAATACAATTCAACAAAATGGGCTTTTCAATGGACTGATGTACATTCTTTTGTTGAACATGTCTGCTCGTCTTACTAAGGAGCTTGGAATGGCTCCTGGTGGAGAATTTCGTCGAGCTTTTGCTGAG GCAAAGAATGTACCAAACTGTTTGGTACATATGGGTGATCGGCCAATCAATATAACTATTCAGAGAGCACTGAGCTCACTGTCTTGGTGGCAGACTCTGAAACTTGGATGGCATTTATTGGCATCAACAGGACCAATAAGTAAGGAAGAAGTTGAACGTTGTAAACGCCGAGATTTATTGGAAGAGATGCTTGCTGAGATAACTGGGGAGTTTCCGATACTAGGCGAGGTCTTTGTCAAGGAACGGGATCTCTACCTGACACACTCACTTCAACTCGCATGTCTCCCACAACGCACTGCAACCAGCTTTATGCCAGTTAGAGTAGTAGGTGTTGTTGGAATCGGACATGTATCTGGAATTGTGAAACACTGGGGCAAAGTGAAGACGTCAGAAATTCCACCTATTTTAAg AATACCTCCACCATCACTGTCAAGCAAAGTTTTACGTTTCACTGTGAAAGCTTCATTTGTTGgtgcaattattttcataggatATAAGATAATTCCAATGCCATCTGGCGAAACTATTCAATCACTCAAGTCATCGGTCGGAGGCTTTTGGAAG TATCTATTGAGTTGCTTCAAATTTGTTGactcaaatttattataa
- the LOC124181575 gene encoding traB domain-containing protein isoform X1 has protein sequence MSRMPRIPKYHLMENILICNNFEAIMSQQDETKEPLIGDFKRQNLLQMTEDEHLTMMNERGDHNPNPGQKKHALTEAFLIGESGSQSASQDDVIPQSSSVSIPDDKTHETDQDTGDKRIRTESPDSEIVVIDDNGEHKSIGSGPEYDVDAGVSTHNTDDKEYDTSIDNNLPETVTLLTASSGSKLYLVGTAHFSTESQNDVAKMIQAVQPHIVMVELCKARVNILQLDEKTILEEAQKLSFENIRNTIQQNGLFNGLMYILLLNMSARLTKELGMAPGGEFRRAFAEAKNVPNCLVHMGDRPINITIQRALSSLSWWQTLKLGWHLLASTGPISKEEVERCKRRDLLEEMLAEITGEFPILGEVFVKERDLYLTHSLQLACLPQRTATSFMPVRVVGVVGIGHVSGIVKHWGKVKTSEIPPILRIPPPSLSSKVLRFTVKASFVGAIIFIGYKIIPMPSGETIQSLKSSVGGFWKYLLSCFKFVDSNLL, from the exons ATGTCGCGAATGCCACGAATACCTAAATACCATTTGATGGAAAACATACTAATTTGTAACAAT TTTGAAGCAATAATGTCACAACAAGATGAAACTAAAGAGCCTCTAATTGGGGATTTTAAGAGGCAAAACTTACTACAAATGACAGAAGATGAGCATCTCACTATGATGAACGAAAGGGGTGATCACAATCCGAACCCTGGTCAGAAGAAACATGCATTGACCGAGGCCTTCCTTATAGGAGAATCTGGCAGTCAATCTGCTTCTCAAGATGATGTGATACCACAGTCGTCCTCTGTTTCAATTCCTGATGATAAAACTCATGAAACTGATCAAGATACTGGCGATAAACGTATACGCACAGAATCACCTGATAGTGAAATAGTTGTTATCGATGATAACGGTGAACATA AAAGCATCGGATCCGGTCCAGAATATGACGTCGATGCTGGAGTATCTACACACAATACTGATGATAAGGAATATGATACTTCTATTGATAATAACTTACCAGAGACAGTAACGTTACTTACAGCGTCTAGTGGAAGCAAATTGTATCTAGTGGGAACAGCCCATTTCAGTACGGAAAGTCAAAATGATGTTGCCaaa ATGATTCAGGCCGTTCAACCTCATATAGTCATGGTCGAACTCTGTAAAGCTAGGGTCAATATTTTACAACTTGACGAAAAGACAATACTTGAGGAGGCACAGAAACTTAGTTTTG AAAATATCCGCAATACAATTCAACAAAATGGGCTTTTCAATGGACTGATGTACATTCTTTTGTTGAACATGTCTGCTCGTCTTACTAAGGAGCTTGGAATGGCTCCTGGTGGAGAATTTCGTCGAGCTTTTGCTGAG GCAAAGAATGTACCAAACTGTTTGGTACATATGGGTGATCGGCCAATCAATATAACTATTCAGAGAGCACTGAGCTCACTGTCTTGGTGGCAGACTCTGAAACTTGGATGGCATTTATTGGCATCAACAGGACCAATAAGTAAGGAAGAAGTTGAACGTTGTAAACGCCGAGATTTATTGGAAGAGATGCTTGCTGAGATAACTGGGGAGTTTCCGATACTAGGCGAGGTCTTTGTCAAGGAACGGGATCTCTACCTGACACACTCACTTCAACTCGCATGTCTCCCACAACGCACTGCAACCAGCTTTATGCCAGTTAGAGTAGTAGGTGTTGTTGGAATCGGACATGTATCTGGAATTGTGAAACACTGGGGCAAAGTGAAGACGTCAGAAATTCCACCTATTTTAAg AATACCTCCACCATCACTGTCAAGCAAAGTTTTACGTTTCACTGTGAAAGCTTCATTTGTTGgtgcaattattttcataggatATAAGATAATTCCAATGCCATCTGGCGAAACTATTCAATCACTCAAGTCATCGGTCGGAGGCTTTTGGAAG TATCTATTGAGTTGCTTCAAATTTGTTGactcaaatttattataa
- the LOC124181575 gene encoding traB domain-containing protein isoform X2, translating into MSRMPRIPKYHLMENILICNNFEAIMSQQDETKEPLIGDFKRQNLLQMTEDEHLTMMNERGDHNPNPGQKKHALTEAFLIGESGSQSASQDDVIPQSSSVSIPDDKTHETDQDTGDKRIRTESPDSEIVVIDDNGEHKSIGSGPEYDVDAGVSTHNTDDKEYDTSIDNNLPETVTLLTASSGSKLYLVGTAHFSTESQNDVAKMIQAVQPHIVMVELCKARVNILQLDEKTILEEAQKLSFENIRNTIQQNGLFNGLMYILLLNMSARLTKELGMAPGGEFRRAFAEAKNVPNCLVHMGDRPINITIQRALSSLSWWQTLKLGWHLLASTGPISKEEVERCKRRDLLEEMLAEITGEFPILGEVFVKERDLYLTHSLQLACLPQRTATSFMPVRVVGVVGIGHVSGIVKHWGKVKTSEIPPILRIPPPSLSSKVLRFTVKASFVGAIIFIGYKIIPMPSGETIQSLKSSVGGFWKRQPFLNMAFQNIC; encoded by the exons ATGTCGCGAATGCCACGAATACCTAAATACCATTTGATGGAAAACATACTAATTTGTAACAAT TTTGAAGCAATAATGTCACAACAAGATGAAACTAAAGAGCCTCTAATTGGGGATTTTAAGAGGCAAAACTTACTACAAATGACAGAAGATGAGCATCTCACTATGATGAACGAAAGGGGTGATCACAATCCGAACCCTGGTCAGAAGAAACATGCATTGACCGAGGCCTTCCTTATAGGAGAATCTGGCAGTCAATCTGCTTCTCAAGATGATGTGATACCACAGTCGTCCTCTGTTTCAATTCCTGATGATAAAACTCATGAAACTGATCAAGATACTGGCGATAAACGTATACGCACAGAATCACCTGATAGTGAAATAGTTGTTATCGATGATAACGGTGAACATA AAAGCATCGGATCCGGTCCAGAATATGACGTCGATGCTGGAGTATCTACACACAATACTGATGATAAGGAATATGATACTTCTATTGATAATAACTTACCAGAGACAGTAACGTTACTTACAGCGTCTAGTGGAAGCAAATTGTATCTAGTGGGAACAGCCCATTTCAGTACGGAAAGTCAAAATGATGTTGCCaaa ATGATTCAGGCCGTTCAACCTCATATAGTCATGGTCGAACTCTGTAAAGCTAGGGTCAATATTTTACAACTTGACGAAAAGACAATACTTGAGGAGGCACAGAAACTTAGTTTTG AAAATATCCGCAATACAATTCAACAAAATGGGCTTTTCAATGGACTGATGTACATTCTTTTGTTGAACATGTCTGCTCGTCTTACTAAGGAGCTTGGAATGGCTCCTGGTGGAGAATTTCGTCGAGCTTTTGCTGAG GCAAAGAATGTACCAAACTGTTTGGTACATATGGGTGATCGGCCAATCAATATAACTATTCAGAGAGCACTGAGCTCACTGTCTTGGTGGCAGACTCTGAAACTTGGATGGCATTTATTGGCATCAACAGGACCAATAAGTAAGGAAGAAGTTGAACGTTGTAAACGCCGAGATTTATTGGAAGAGATGCTTGCTGAGATAACTGGGGAGTTTCCGATACTAGGCGAGGTCTTTGTCAAGGAACGGGATCTCTACCTGACACACTCACTTCAACTCGCATGTCTCCCACAACGCACTGCAACCAGCTTTATGCCAGTTAGAGTAGTAGGTGTTGTTGGAATCGGACATGTATCTGGAATTGTGAAACACTGGGGCAAAGTGAAGACGTCAGAAATTCCACCTATTTTAAg AATACCTCCACCATCACTGTCAAGCAAAGTTTTACGTTTCACTGTGAAAGCTTCATTTGTTGgtgcaattattttcataggatATAAGATAATTCCAATGCCATCTGGCGAAACTATTCAATCACTCAAGTCATCGGTCGGAGGCTTTTGGAAG
- the LOC124181575 gene encoding traB domain-containing protein isoform X4 yields the protein MSRMPRIPKYHLMENILICNNFEAIMSQQDETKEPLIGDFKRQNLLQMTEDEHLTMMNERGDHNPNPGQKKHALTEAFLIGESGSQSASQDDVIPQSSSVSIPDDKTHETDQDTGDKRIRTESPDSEIVVIDDNGEHKSIGSGPEYDVDAGVSTHNTDDKEYDTSIDNNLPETVTLLTASSGSKLYLVGTAHFSTESQNDVAKMIQAVQPHIVMVELCKARVNILQLDEKTILEEAQKLSFENIRNTIQQNGLFNGLMYILLLNMSARLTKELGMAPGGEFRRAFAEAKNVPNCLVHMGDRPINITIQRALSSLSWWQTLKLGWHLLASTGPISKEEVERCKRRDLLEEMLAEITGEFPILGEVFVKERDLYLTHSLQLACLPQRTATSFMPVRVVGVVGIGHVSGIVKHWGKVKTSEIPPILRIPPPSLSSKVLRFTVKASFVGAIIFIGYKIIPMPSGETIQSLKSSVGGFWK from the exons ATGTCGCGAATGCCACGAATACCTAAATACCATTTGATGGAAAACATACTAATTTGTAACAAT TTTGAAGCAATAATGTCACAACAAGATGAAACTAAAGAGCCTCTAATTGGGGATTTTAAGAGGCAAAACTTACTACAAATGACAGAAGATGAGCATCTCACTATGATGAACGAAAGGGGTGATCACAATCCGAACCCTGGTCAGAAGAAACATGCATTGACCGAGGCCTTCCTTATAGGAGAATCTGGCAGTCAATCTGCTTCTCAAGATGATGTGATACCACAGTCGTCCTCTGTTTCAATTCCTGATGATAAAACTCATGAAACTGATCAAGATACTGGCGATAAACGTATACGCACAGAATCACCTGATAGTGAAATAGTTGTTATCGATGATAACGGTGAACATA AAAGCATCGGATCCGGTCCAGAATATGACGTCGATGCTGGAGTATCTACACACAATACTGATGATAAGGAATATGATACTTCTATTGATAATAACTTACCAGAGACAGTAACGTTACTTACAGCGTCTAGTGGAAGCAAATTGTATCTAGTGGGAACAGCCCATTTCAGTACGGAAAGTCAAAATGATGTTGCCaaa ATGATTCAGGCCGTTCAACCTCATATAGTCATGGTCGAACTCTGTAAAGCTAGGGTCAATATTTTACAACTTGACGAAAAGACAATACTTGAGGAGGCACAGAAACTTAGTTTTG AAAATATCCGCAATACAATTCAACAAAATGGGCTTTTCAATGGACTGATGTACATTCTTTTGTTGAACATGTCTGCTCGTCTTACTAAGGAGCTTGGAATGGCTCCTGGTGGAGAATTTCGTCGAGCTTTTGCTGAG GCAAAGAATGTACCAAACTGTTTGGTACATATGGGTGATCGGCCAATCAATATAACTATTCAGAGAGCACTGAGCTCACTGTCTTGGTGGCAGACTCTGAAACTTGGATGGCATTTATTGGCATCAACAGGACCAATAAGTAAGGAAGAAGTTGAACGTTGTAAACGCCGAGATTTATTGGAAGAGATGCTTGCTGAGATAACTGGGGAGTTTCCGATACTAGGCGAGGTCTTTGTCAAGGAACGGGATCTCTACCTGACACACTCACTTCAACTCGCATGTCTCCCACAACGCACTGCAACCAGCTTTATGCCAGTTAGAGTAGTAGGTGTTGTTGGAATCGGACATGTATCTGGAATTGTGAAACACTGGGGCAAAGTGAAGACGTCAGAAATTCCACCTATTTTAAg AATACCTCCACCATCACTGTCAAGCAAAGTTTTACGTTTCACTGTGAAAGCTTCATTTGTTGgtgcaattattttcataggatATAAGATAATTCCAATGCCATCTGGCGAAACTATTCAATCACTCAAGTCATCGGTCGGAGGCTTTTGGAAG
- the LOC124181575 gene encoding traB domain-containing protein isoform X3, with product MSRMPRIPKYHLMENILICNNFEAIMSQQDETKEPLIGDFKRQNLLQMTEDEHLTMMNERGDHNPNPGQKKHALTEAFLIGESGSQSASQDDVIPQSSSVSIPDDKTHETDQDTGDKRIRTESPDSEIVVIDDNGEHKSIGSGPEYDVDAGVSTHNTDDKEYDTSIDNNLPETVTLLTASSGSKLYLVGTAHFSTESQNDVAKMIQAVQPHIVMVELCKARVNILQLDEKTILEEAQKLSFENIRNTIQQNGLFNGLMYILLLNMSARLTKELGMAPGGEFRRAFAEAKNVPNCLVHMGDRPINITIQRALSSLSWWQTLKLGWHLLASTGPISKEEVERCKRRDLLEEMLAEITGEFPILGEVFVKERDLYLTHSLQLACLPQRTATSFMPVRVVGVVGIGHVSGIVKHWGKVKTSEIPPILRIPPPSLSSKVLRFTVKASFVGAIIFIGYKIIPMPSGETIQSLKSSVGGFWKDT from the exons ATGTCGCGAATGCCACGAATACCTAAATACCATTTGATGGAAAACATACTAATTTGTAACAAT TTTGAAGCAATAATGTCACAACAAGATGAAACTAAAGAGCCTCTAATTGGGGATTTTAAGAGGCAAAACTTACTACAAATGACAGAAGATGAGCATCTCACTATGATGAACGAAAGGGGTGATCACAATCCGAACCCTGGTCAGAAGAAACATGCATTGACCGAGGCCTTCCTTATAGGAGAATCTGGCAGTCAATCTGCTTCTCAAGATGATGTGATACCACAGTCGTCCTCTGTTTCAATTCCTGATGATAAAACTCATGAAACTGATCAAGATACTGGCGATAAACGTATACGCACAGAATCACCTGATAGTGAAATAGTTGTTATCGATGATAACGGTGAACATA AAAGCATCGGATCCGGTCCAGAATATGACGTCGATGCTGGAGTATCTACACACAATACTGATGATAAGGAATATGATACTTCTATTGATAATAACTTACCAGAGACAGTAACGTTACTTACAGCGTCTAGTGGAAGCAAATTGTATCTAGTGGGAACAGCCCATTTCAGTACGGAAAGTCAAAATGATGTTGCCaaa ATGATTCAGGCCGTTCAACCTCATATAGTCATGGTCGAACTCTGTAAAGCTAGGGTCAATATTTTACAACTTGACGAAAAGACAATACTTGAGGAGGCACAGAAACTTAGTTTTG AAAATATCCGCAATACAATTCAACAAAATGGGCTTTTCAATGGACTGATGTACATTCTTTTGTTGAACATGTCTGCTCGTCTTACTAAGGAGCTTGGAATGGCTCCTGGTGGAGAATTTCGTCGAGCTTTTGCTGAG GCAAAGAATGTACCAAACTGTTTGGTACATATGGGTGATCGGCCAATCAATATAACTATTCAGAGAGCACTGAGCTCACTGTCTTGGTGGCAGACTCTGAAACTTGGATGGCATTTATTGGCATCAACAGGACCAATAAGTAAGGAAGAAGTTGAACGTTGTAAACGCCGAGATTTATTGGAAGAGATGCTTGCTGAGATAACTGGGGAGTTTCCGATACTAGGCGAGGTCTTTGTCAAGGAACGGGATCTCTACCTGACACACTCACTTCAACTCGCATGTCTCCCACAACGCACTGCAACCAGCTTTATGCCAGTTAGAGTAGTAGGTGTTGTTGGAATCGGACATGTATCTGGAATTGTGAAACACTGGGGCAAAGTGAAGACGTCAGAAATTCCACCTATTTTAAg AATACCTCCACCATCACTGTCAAGCAAAGTTTTACGTTTCACTGTGAAAGCTTCATTTGTTGgtgcaattattttcataggatATAAGATAATTCCAATGCCATCTGGCGAAACTATTCAATCACTCAAGTCATCGGTCGGAGGCTTTTGGAAG